The Zobellia alginiliquefaciens genome contains a region encoding:
- a CDS encoding family 16 glycosylhydrolase, translated as MIFKHAIIFFAFVSGSLFAQEIPNTNEETRQGPPKPPMGKRWVLNPDFSDEFNGTELDTTKWYDHHPTWIGRPPGLFMASQVSVGDGFLKMTSKKLEKDTIVHAYGRDITFNVGGAAVVSKKSTQFGYYECRVKAAATTMSTTFWFSSSNNFKGPNDCDKYGLEWDIHESIGREGDFNGSYFASGMHSNSHFWYTDCDGEKHDYRAPQVKFEDEKLTSEDFNIYGGWWRNESTASYYYNDRQPKHQKFYDKIKEKPFDQPMYMRLVSETYPFPWIEIPSAEELNDPSRNTVYYDWVRAYKLVDANDANSTNKSTLKLYKENVSFNTAIISQKESNTVQIPLTYQANQDREIELKLFDAEGEKVAESKFIAYAGYANITTVVQVEEKLSTESPYKLTANIRPVNGDNKNILDQNTLYINLIK; from the coding sequence ATGATTTTTAAACACGCCATTATATTTTTTGCATTTGTAAGCGGTAGCCTATTTGCTCAAGAAATACCTAATACCAATGAAGAAACTCGCCAGGGACCCCCAAAACCGCCTATGGGCAAGCGTTGGGTTTTGAACCCTGATTTTTCAGATGAATTTAACGGTACAGAACTAGACACTACCAAATGGTACGACCACCACCCCACTTGGATTGGACGTCCACCGGGACTTTTTATGGCATCACAGGTTTCTGTGGGTGATGGTTTTCTGAAAATGACAAGTAAAAAACTTGAGAAGGATACTATAGTTCATGCCTACGGTAGAGATATAACTTTTAACGTTGGAGGGGCCGCCGTGGTTTCGAAAAAATCGACTCAATTTGGTTATTACGAATGTCGTGTTAAAGCTGCCGCTACGACCATGTCCACCACATTCTGGTTTTCGAGCAGCAACAATTTTAAAGGACCGAACGATTGTGACAAATACGGTTTAGAGTGGGATATTCATGAATCTATTGGGCGTGAAGGGGATTTTAATGGAAGTTACTTTGCCAGTGGAATGCACTCCAATTCCCATTTCTGGTATACGGACTGCGATGGCGAAAAACATGATTACCGAGCCCCACAAGTAAAATTTGAAGACGAAAAACTTACCTCGGAAGATTTTAATATATATGGAGGTTGGTGGCGTAATGAAAGTACAGCGAGCTACTATTATAACGACCGACAGCCAAAACATCAAAAATTTTACGATAAGATAAAAGAGAAACCCTTTGATCAACCTATGTACATGCGTTTAGTGAGTGAAACTTATCCATTTCCGTGGATAGAAATTCCTAGTGCCGAAGAATTAAACGACCCAAGTAGAAATACGGTGTACTATGATTGGGTTAGAGCTTATAAGCTGGTAGACGCCAATGACGCCAATTCAACGAATAAGAGTACGTTGAAACTTTATAAAGAAAATGTATCGTTCAATACGGCCATTATCTCTCAAAAAGAGTCTAACACTGTTCAAATTCCACTTACCTATCAGGCAAATCAAGACCGAGAAATAGAACTGAAATTGTTTGATGCAGAAGGCGAAAAAGTGGCGGAGTCCAAATTTATTGCTTATGCGGGATATGCCAATATTACCACAGTGGTTCAGGTGGAAGAAAAGCTATCTACCGAATCGCCCTATAAGCTAACGGCCAACATTCGACCTGTAAACGGTGATAACAAAAATATTTTAGATCAAAACACACTGTATATCAACTTGATAAAATAA
- a CDS encoding alkaline phosphatase D family protein, whose translation MKTILKSFILQLFIGLTIGVQAQAQKKTAPHSSKSPSPKDKICFALYTVHENTLKLTAQFYPIKDYEPFSAELQIKENNEWKTVQESRINYPGYTALFRIDNWDDTLKKEYRVAYNKKSFYTGTIQKNPVNKEEVIMAAFSCWSIYKRHGGQGPADDIINNLNKLKPDVLFFAGDQVYDHSQHYSYWLKFGEVFGDIIRNTPTITIPDDHDIGQGNFWGDGGIKSENRDGTKGGYYMPVSYIQEVERAQTSHLPDPYDPTPIEQGIGVYYTDLKWGGISFAIIEDRKFKSGPDRVLNKRGFTDTREMNVPEATLLGERQMDFLEDWTTDWENAEMKAVLSQTIFASVSTHSPTLEKRQRYSVDSNGWPQSGRNKALGIIRKSFSCMIAGDQHLGSVVHHGIEDWNNAGYSFAVPASSNFWLRYWKPEKPGKNRKPGTADYTGEYLDGFKNKITVHAIANPTHEDNTPTENLLNGRASGYGIIRFNKPKREITYECWPRNTNMFADDAKPYSDWPITFKQTDNFQIKNGYELPGLKISKPDQVVTVKDFYTGEVITSLRIKGAEYKPKVLQQGAYTIEVGEGEKLQRFYEVEAQKKNNKKISVSI comes from the coding sequence ATGAAAACCATTTTAAAATCATTTATTTTACAACTTTTCATAGGTCTAACCATTGGTGTACAGGCACAGGCACAGAAAAAGACAGCGCCGCACTCCTCTAAAAGTCCGTCTCCAAAAGACAAAATATGCTTTGCCTTATATACCGTTCATGAGAACACCTTAAAACTTACCGCTCAGTTCTATCCTATAAAGGATTATGAACCATTTTCCGCAGAGCTACAGATTAAAGAAAATAATGAATGGAAGACCGTTCAAGAATCACGGATTAACTATCCTGGCTACACAGCTCTTTTCCGGATAGATAACTGGGACGACACCCTAAAGAAAGAATACCGGGTGGCGTATAATAAAAAGTCGTTTTACACAGGCACCATTCAAAAAAATCCTGTAAACAAGGAAGAAGTAATTATGGCCGCCTTTTCCTGTTGGTCCATTTACAAAAGACATGGCGGTCAAGGCCCAGCAGACGACATCATAAATAATTTAAACAAATTAAAACCAGATGTGCTGTTCTTTGCGGGAGACCAAGTGTATGACCATAGTCAGCATTACAGCTATTGGTTAAAATTCGGGGAGGTTTTTGGAGATATCATCAGGAATACGCCAACCATTACCATTCCCGATGACCACGATATAGGTCAAGGTAATTTTTGGGGCGATGGCGGAATAAAATCCGAAAACAGAGACGGTACAAAGGGAGGGTATTACATGCCTGTTTCATATATTCAGGAAGTTGAGCGTGCACAGACCAGCCACCTACCGGACCCCTATGACCCTACTCCTATTGAACAGGGCATAGGTGTCTATTATACCGATTTAAAATGGGGCGGAATCAGTTTTGCAATCATAGAAGACAGAAAATTTAAATCGGGGCCGGACCGCGTATTGAATAAAAGAGGTTTTACAGATACACGCGAAATGAACGTGCCCGAGGCTACCCTACTGGGAGAGCGCCAAATGGACTTTTTAGAAGATTGGACCACAGATTGGGAAAATGCGGAAATGAAAGCTGTACTCTCCCAAACCATTTTTGCCAGTGTTTCCACCCATTCCCCTACCCTAGAAAAAAGACAACGCTATAGTGTAGATTCCAACGGCTGGCCGCAATCGGGAAGAAACAAAGCACTCGGTATCATTAGAAAAAGTTTTTCCTGTATGATTGCGGGAGACCAACATCTAGGTTCTGTGGTTCATCATGGAATTGAAGATTGGAACAACGCCGGTTATTCATTTGCAGTACCTGCTTCATCTAACTTTTGGTTACGTTATTGGAAACCTGAAAAACCCGGAAAAAACAGAAAACCCGGCACAGCAGATTACACGGGTGAATATTTGGACGGATTTAAAAATAAAATTACGGTTCATGCCATTGCCAACCCTACCCATGAAGACAATACTCCCACAGAAAACCTATTGAACGGAAGAGCTTCAGGCTATGGCATTATTCGCTTTAACAAACCTAAAAGAGAAATCACTTACGAATGCTGGCCAAGAAATACGAATATGTTTGCAGACGATGCAAAACCGTATAGCGATTGGCCGATCACTTTTAAGCAAACGGATAATTTTCAAATTAAAAATGGTTATGAATTACCCGGTTTAAAGATTTCAAAACCCGATCAAGTAGTCACCGTAAAGGACTTTTATACAGGTGAAGTAATAACCTCTCTCCGAATAAAAGGTGCTGAATATAAACCCAAAGTGCTCCAACAAGGTGCTTACACCATTGAAGTTGGGGAAGGAGAAAAACTTCAGCGCTTTTATGAAGTTGAAGCACAAAAGAAAAATAACAAGAAAATAAGCGTGAGCATCTAA
- a CDS encoding sulfatase-like hydrolase/transferase → MKISNHKVLWVLLGSLMITSLGIAQEKPNIILLYADDISARELPIYGSTVWSPPKGGNTSDMQYRAETPVLNTLAEEGCYIKTAWAATVCGPSRAMMMTGRYAHLHKWWHNKDKGKAPNGKGVWNLYDSSPHSIANVAKAGGYVTFWAGKTQMEIEGFQFDEGCFTPGEGSYNKAIHTTDFRLETREINGKKKIFNADTNKEIHKKSYVQSGWYWKPHVQLMNHPGTNKKLVWWPNTKKAEKEFGLNTFGPDVELDFIFEFMERKQKEKEPFFVYHTSHLGHDAWDFFNPDSGNKWPGTPKISWDGSKYTRIKPNVTGDNGVYDTHGTVTDSGIHHHINYLDYQVWQYMNKLKKLGIENNTIFIFCADNGTSGYGKSSPVSQKGTHVPLIIYAPGMNMTKKGMQDVLANMSDVLPTIADIANVEIPNSYEINGESLIPFLTTDKTTHREWVYGYHKETQIVRGNLVLKDGNDVWYDVSKTPDDLISYPKIKDWSQVSQAHKNERDKLLKTIPTFNLHETQHDAPTNGIGKIDSLKKTK, encoded by the coding sequence ATGAAAATTTCAAATCATAAAGTCTTATGGGTTTTACTAGGAAGCCTGATGATAACCTCATTAGGAATAGCCCAAGAAAAACCTAATATCATTCTTTTATATGCCGATGATATTAGTGCCCGTGAACTGCCCATTTACGGCTCTACGGTTTGGAGCCCTCCAAAAGGAGGTAATACCTCAGATATGCAATACCGTGCAGAAACACCTGTATTGAACACACTTGCTGAAGAAGGTTGTTATATTAAAACCGCCTGGGCAGCTACGGTTTGCGGACCAAGTAGGGCTATGATGATGACAGGCAGGTATGCGCATTTACACAAATGGTGGCATAATAAAGACAAAGGTAAAGCTCCCAACGGCAAAGGCGTTTGGAACTTATATGACAGTTCACCTCACTCCATCGCCAATGTGGCCAAAGCAGGTGGCTATGTTACGTTTTGGGCAGGAAAAACACAAATGGAGATTGAAGGATTTCAGTTTGACGAAGGGTGTTTTACGCCAGGAGAAGGCTCTTACAATAAAGCCATACACACCACGGACTTCCGTTTGGAAACTAGAGAAATAAACGGAAAGAAGAAGATTTTTAATGCCGATACCAATAAGGAAATCCATAAGAAAAGCTACGTACAATCCGGTTGGTATTGGAAACCACATGTACAGCTCATGAACCACCCCGGCACGAACAAAAAACTTGTGTGGTGGCCCAATACTAAAAAAGCGGAAAAAGAATTTGGATTGAACACCTTTGGTCCCGATGTGGAACTAGATTTTATTTTTGAGTTCATGGAAAGAAAGCAAAAAGAAAAAGAACCTTTCTTTGTATACCATACCAGTCACTTGGGTCATGATGCTTGGGACTTTTTCAACCCAGACTCCGGAAACAAATGGCCCGGTACGCCAAAAATTTCATGGGACGGATCAAAATACACACGTATTAAACCTAATGTTACCGGAGATAACGGAGTGTATGACACCCATGGTACGGTTACCGATAGCGGTATTCACCATCATATAAACTATCTAGATTATCAGGTTTGGCAGTACATGAACAAACTTAAAAAGCTAGGTATTGAGAACAACACCATTTTTATTTTTTGTGCGGACAATGGTACTAGTGGCTACGGCAAATCAAGTCCAGTATCTCAGAAAGGTACGCACGTACCTCTAATCATCTACGCTCCAGGAATGAATATGACCAAAAAAGGAATGCAAGATGTGCTTGCAAATATGTCGGATGTGCTCCCTACCATTGCCGATATCGCTAATGTAGAAATTCCCAATAGTTATGAAATCAATGGAGAAAGTTTAATACCCTTTTTGACTACGGATAAAACAACACATCGGGAGTGGGTTTACGGCTATCATAAAGAAACCCAAATTGTAAGAGGGAACCTTGTTCTAAAAGATGGAAACGATGTGTGGTATGATGTAAGTAAAACACCGGATGACCTTATCAGCTATCCTAAAATAAAAGATTGGAGTCAAGTTTCACAAGCACATAAAAATGAACGTGACAAATTATTAAAAACTATTCCTACTTTTAATCTTCATGAAACCCAACATGATGCTCCTACAAATGGTATAGGAAAAATTGATTCCCTTAAAAAAACAAAATAA
- a CDS encoding sulfatase-like hydrolase/transferase, with product MKFRNRFSLCFLVVFCTLLVLPVRAQKRKTKKKDRPNVLVIYTDDHRFSGVHALGGMQVKTPNMDALVADGISFSNGYLMGAFSGATCVPSRAMLLTGRNVFELQGQGHTIPPEHSTIGEALQAQNYNTHIVGKWHQDNASLSRSFDSGDRIMSRGIYLVDHFRMPSWDWKKDGDYKKEDGYLLVYDTDGKVVRRPVTKEDKRGPFGTEKNGPHTSQIYAESASKFIMDYKKKDPFFMYLAFHAPHDPRQAPQKYKDMYPIEDIILPPSYMAQHPFDNGHMFLRDEELAVWPRTPDVAKEQLSDYYAIITHLDDQIGKVIASLKESGAYENTLIVFAGDSGLAVGNHGLMGKQNIYDEDGVHIPLVFSGNLIKDKGGKREALAYNFDIFPTILDFIGNDVPSSVTGKSLLPVINKEKTSVRDYTYHAYRQFQRAYRKGDYKLIEYVRANNYDKKSGETVMGSRVTQLFNIKNDPWEVYDLSFFPEYADQVRTMRKEMKEKAKELGDTKKNIEGEKYGFWEFY from the coding sequence ATGAAGTTTAGAAATCGATTTTCACTTTGCTTTTTAGTCGTTTTTTGTACGTTATTGGTGCTTCCCGTAAGGGCTCAAAAACGTAAAACCAAAAAGAAAGACCGGCCTAATGTACTTGTAATCTATACGGATGACCATCGCTTTTCAGGAGTACATGCCTTGGGTGGCATGCAAGTAAAGACTCCAAATATGGATGCTTTGGTTGCTGATGGCATTTCATTTTCCAATGGATATTTAATGGGTGCTTTTTCCGGTGCTACCTGCGTTCCCAGTAGAGCTATGTTATTGACCGGTAGAAACGTATTTGAATTACAGGGTCAGGGACACACTATTCCGCCCGAACATTCAACCATAGGAGAAGCCTTACAGGCCCAAAACTACAACACCCATATTGTGGGCAAATGGCACCAAGATAATGCCAGTCTGTCTCGTTCTTTTGATTCAGGAGATCGTATAATGTCCAGAGGTATTTACTTGGTCGATCACTTTCGTATGCCTTCTTGGGACTGGAAAAAAGACGGTGATTACAAAAAAGAGGATGGATATCTACTAGTATATGATACCGATGGAAAAGTGGTCCGTAGACCGGTAACCAAAGAGGATAAAAGAGGCCCTTTCGGCACAGAAAAAAACGGTCCACATACCTCTCAAATCTATGCAGAAAGTGCTTCCAAGTTTATTATGGATTATAAAAAGAAAGATCCCTTCTTCATGTATTTGGCATTTCACGCGCCTCATGATCCAAGACAGGCACCACAGAAATACAAAGACATGTACCCAATTGAGGATATCATCCTCCCCCCTTCCTATATGGCACAACACCCTTTTGATAATGGGCATATGTTTTTAAGAGACGAAGAATTGGCCGTGTGGCCCAGAACACCGGATGTGGCGAAAGAACAACTTTCCGATTACTATGCCATTATCACTCATTTAGATGACCAAATAGGTAAAGTCATTGCATCATTGAAAGAAAGCGGCGCCTATGAAAATACGTTAATTGTTTTTGCTGGTGATAGTGGTCTGGCAGTTGGCAATCATGGTTTAATGGGGAAACAGAATATTTATGATGAAGATGGAGTTCATATTCCACTCGTTTTTTCAGGTAATCTCATAAAAGACAAGGGCGGTAAAAGAGAGGCTTTAGCCTATAACTTCGATATCTTCCCTACGATCTTGGATTTTATCGGTAATGATGTGCCTAGTTCGGTTACCGGTAAAAGTCTTTTGCCTGTAATCAATAAAGAAAAAACCAGTGTTCGGGATTATACCTACCATGCTTACAGGCAGTTCCAAAGGGCATATAGAAAAGGGGACTATAAATTAATTGAGTACGTCCGTGCAAATAATTATGACAAAAAGAGCGGTGAAACCGTAATGGGATCCCGCGTTACCCAATTGTTCAATATTAAAAACGACCCCTGGGAGGTTTATGACCTTTCCTTCTTTCCCGAATACGCCGATCAAGTACGGACCATGCGCAAAGAAATGAAGGAGAAAGCCAAGGAATTGGGTGATACTAAAAAAAATATTGAAGGTGAGAAATACGGATTTTGGGAATTTTATTGA
- a CDS encoding glycoside hydrolase family 28 protein, with product MKLKQKLIIPVILLFSMLIACSEKTNTYNVTDYGAVGDGKTMNTKNIQKAIDACNFAGGGTVTIENGDYLSGTLLLKDNVTLHVAEGAKLIGSSNPLDYKSIDSFQDATGQLRGNCLIGAKNATNIAVTGKGIIDGNGEAFLSKNIKAKIQELNITETKNFGSNRPFLLRFVNSSQIKVQDIHLRQPAAWTCHFYQSNAILVDNVSIYSHAHKNNDGIDLDSSYDAIIKNCDINTGDDAICIKTTSPKPTYNVQVSDCKLKSDWGSIKFGTESMGDMYNIDIKNCQIYDTKGGGIKILSVDGANIHDVTIDGIQMDRVDMPIFIRLGERLRTYRNAKKQEVGSITNVVIKNVKGNARVLDSSRVKPPSGILITGTPDHKIGKITLENINLELPGGGTMEHTMAKVEEDVKRYPEFSFFKVLPAYGIYGRHIESLHTENISFSLNDDDQRETQILVDTHSVQSE from the coding sequence ATGAAATTGAAACAAAAACTAATTATTCCCGTAATACTCTTATTTTCAATGCTCATAGCCTGTTCCGAAAAAACGAACACCTATAATGTAACCGATTATGGTGCCGTAGGCGATGGCAAAACAATGAATACCAAAAATATTCAGAAGGCCATAGACGCCTGTAATTTTGCTGGTGGAGGCACTGTAACTATTGAAAATGGCGATTACCTTTCAGGAACACTTCTTTTAAAAGACAACGTAACCCTGCATGTAGCGGAAGGTGCAAAACTGATCGGAAGTTCAAATCCGTTAGATTATAAAAGTATAGATTCGTTTCAAGATGCCACTGGACAATTACGCGGCAATTGCCTAATTGGGGCAAAGAACGCAACAAACATTGCCGTAACCGGAAAAGGAATTATTGACGGAAACGGAGAAGCTTTTCTATCGAAAAATATAAAGGCAAAAATTCAGGAATTGAATATTACCGAAACTAAAAATTTTGGCTCCAATAGGCCCTTTCTTTTGCGGTTCGTAAACTCCTCTCAAATAAAAGTACAGGATATTCATTTACGCCAGCCGGCCGCATGGACTTGCCATTTCTATCAATCCAATGCTATCTTGGTAGATAACGTTTCCATTTATAGTCATGCCCACAAGAATAATGATGGTATTGATTTAGATTCCAGCTATGATGCAATAATCAAAAATTGCGATATCAATACGGGAGATGATGCCATTTGTATTAAGACTACAAGCCCAAAGCCTACGTACAATGTTCAAGTAAGCGATTGCAAGCTCAAAAGCGATTGGGGCTCTATTAAGTTTGGCACCGAGTCTATGGGAGATATGTACAACATAGATATTAAAAACTGTCAGATTTATGACACCAAAGGTGGCGGAATAAAAATCCTAAGTGTAGATGGTGCCAACATTCACGATGTGACTATAGACGGCATCCAGATGGACAGAGTAGATATGCCTATTTTCATTCGTCTTGGAGAACGCCTACGCACCTATCGTAATGCAAAAAAACAAGAAGTAGGCTCCATTACCAATGTGGTCATTAAAAATGTAAAAGGTAACGCCCGAGTTTTAGATAGTTCTAGGGTAAAGCCACCATCCGGTATACTAATTACGGGAACGCCGGACCATAAAATCGGTAAAATAACTTTAGAAAATATAAACTTGGAACTCCCTGGAGGAGGAACTATGGAGCACACTATGGCCAAGGTTGAAGAAGATGTAAAAAGGTATCCGGAATTCAGCTTTTTCAAGGTCCTTCCGGCGTATGGAATTTACGGTAGGCATATAGAAAGCTTACACACGGAGAATATCTCCTTTTCCTTGAACGATGATGATCAAAGAGAAACTCAAATTTTAGTGGATACACATTCAGTTCAATCAGAATAA
- a CDS encoding alpha-L-fucosidase: MLERTHNKNNSIKKHTLQGYLWAIVALVSIQVSSAQEYQADWESLKQHTTPEWFLDAKFGIYCHWGPYSVPEFKNEWYSHWMYVNKDNPEAKNGKASQFYEHHVNTYGPLDEFGYKDFIPMFTAEKFDAAEWADLFEKSGAKFAGPVSEHADGFAMWDSDLTKWNAKNMGPKRDIMGELSKEIKKRDMKFIATFHRHWLLGWFPTWDESTDASNPKYAGLYGPKMKKGDFQYPPSTHDIDAGIEKYYPLAGEEFNKEWLARLKEIIDKYDPDLVWFDNKMDVIGEDYRKEFLQYYYNQAKNKKQEVVTTYKFYDLAKGTAVLDLERSRMKDKMEFPWLTDDSIDWNSWSHIKNPKYKSVNRLVDFLVDVVSKNGAVLLNITPKANGEIPEPVKERLLEMGQWLKVNGEAIYGTRTFEVYGEGETKVIEGHLSEQKNADNTSKDIRFTTKNDQLYAIALDWPSNNELLIKTLKQGNTVYPKSIKKIELLGYEKSLEFDVTTKGLRIQLPKKQVGAHAFTFKIITEQ, translated from the coding sequence ATGCTAGAACGAACACACAACAAAAACAATTCAATCAAGAAACACACTCTTCAAGGATACTTATGGGCAATTGTTGCCCTTGTTTCAATTCAAGTTAGTTCTGCCCAAGAATACCAAGCGGATTGGGAGTCACTAAAACAACACACTACTCCTGAATGGTTCTTAGATGCCAAATTCGGAATTTATTGCCATTGGGGACCTTACTCGGTTCCAGAATTCAAAAATGAGTGGTACTCCCATTGGATGTATGTAAACAAAGACAATCCCGAAGCTAAAAATGGCAAAGCAAGCCAATTCTATGAACATCACGTAAATACCTACGGGCCTTTAGACGAGTTTGGGTACAAAGATTTCATCCCCATGTTCACTGCAGAAAAATTTGACGCAGCAGAATGGGCCGACCTCTTTGAAAAATCAGGGGCTAAATTTGCCGGTCCGGTATCCGAACATGCAGATGGTTTTGCGATGTGGGACAGCGACCTCACCAAATGGAACGCCAAGAACATGGGGCCTAAGCGGGATATTATGGGGGAACTATCCAAAGAAATAAAGAAGAGGGATATGAAATTCATAGCTACCTTTCACAGGCATTGGTTATTGGGTTGGTTTCCTACTTGGGACGAATCTACGGATGCCAGTAACCCAAAATACGCCGGACTTTACGGCCCTAAAATGAAGAAGGGCGACTTTCAATATCCGCCTTCAACCCATGATATTGATGCAGGAATAGAAAAATATTATCCGCTTGCAGGTGAAGAGTTCAATAAAGAATGGTTGGCCCGTCTTAAAGAAATCATTGACAAATACGACCCCGATTTAGTTTGGTTCGATAATAAAATGGATGTTATTGGCGAGGATTACCGAAAGGAATTTCTTCAATATTATTACAACCAAGCTAAAAATAAAAAACAGGAAGTTGTTACTACTTACAAGTTTTATGATTTAGCCAAAGGCACGGCCGTTTTGGACCTTGAACGTTCCCGTATGAAAGACAAAATGGAGTTTCCATGGCTAACAGATGATTCTATAGATTGGAATTCCTGGAGCCATATTAAAAATCCCAAATACAAATCCGTTAACCGATTAGTTGATTTCTTAGTTGATGTGGTAAGTAAAAATGGAGCGGTTCTCCTTAATATTACGCCAAAGGCCAATGGCGAAATTCCCGAGCCCGTAAAAGAGCGTTTGTTAGAAATGGGCCAATGGCTAAAAGTAAATGGCGAGGCAATTTACGGAACAAGAACCTTTGAAGTGTACGGAGAAGGTGAAACTAAAGTTATTGAAGGTCATTTGAGCGAACAAAAAAATGCCGATAACACGTCAAAAGACATCCGTTTTACTACCAAAAACGATCAGTTGTATGCTATTGCCCTTGACTGGCCTTCCAATAACGAGTTGCTCATAAAAACATTAAAACAAGGAAACACGGTGTATCCAAAATCGATTAAAAAAATTGAATTATTAGGGTACGAAAAATCCTTGGAATTTGATGTTACTACAAAAGGACTACGCATACAGTTACCCAAAAAACAAGTGGGCGCGCATGCTTTCACCTTTAAAATCATCACTGAACAATAG
- a CDS encoding glycoside hydrolase family 28 protein, with translation MKRVQLFFIVLCGISCLQATATDFNVVNYGAKADGITVDTQAVQKAIDACTKNGGGRVLIPAGKTVVTGTIYLKDFVTLHVENGAVLLGSPNYRDYTTNTHKNMYKNEPHMDRCLIFAKDARSIAIEGYGTIDGNGHKENFTKKKGGRPMMIRFVNVKDIHLNDITLINPAAWTSAWLYCDNISVSGINIISRVNNNGDGLDFDGCTNVRVTNSNFDNSDDSICLQASRPDKPCRNISVSNCHFSTKWGGMRIGLLSRGNIESVTVTNCTFKNIQDSGLKIQQNEGGEMKNMVFSNLVMENVPRPVFMTFTQQRASVDTPEGELEPLKRMHNFSFSNIVVDNSKSDKNSAFFLTGFPGHNIEDITIKDVQFTVSGGGTLEDAKKLEIKEYTQEVLNGWWPEFSLVGSLPASGIYARHIDGLVVDNFILNTVNTDSRKPIVLQNVKNEMITGVRLNRKSISENDILKQ, from the coding sequence ATGAAACGAGTACAATTATTTTTTATAGTTCTCTGTGGTATTTCCTGCCTGCAGGCCACAGCTACTGATTTTAACGTGGTAAACTACGGAGCAAAGGCAGATGGAATTACCGTAGATACACAGGCCGTTCAAAAAGCGATAGATGCCTGTACAAAAAATGGCGGAGGCAGAGTTTTGATTCCCGCCGGAAAAACGGTCGTGACAGGTACTATTTACTTAAAGGACTTTGTAACACTACACGTAGAAAACGGTGCCGTGCTTTTGGGAAGTCCCAATTATAGGGATTATACAACCAATACCCATAAGAACATGTACAAAAACGAACCTCATATGGATCGTTGTTTGATTTTCGCCAAGGATGCACGCTCCATCGCCATTGAAGGCTATGGTACTATAGACGGTAATGGGCATAAAGAAAACTTTACCAAGAAAAAAGGAGGTAGACCTATGATGATTCGGTTTGTAAACGTAAAGGACATCCATTTAAACGATATCACCTTAATCAACCCTGCTGCATGGACCTCTGCATGGCTGTATTGCGATAATATTTCCGTGAGCGGCATCAATATTATCAGTCGCGTGAACAATAATGGTGATGGACTAGACTTTGACGGATGCACCAATGTGCGGGTTACCAATAGCAATTTTGATAATAGCGATGACAGTATTTGTTTACAAGCATCACGACCGGATAAACCTTGTAGGAACATTTCCGTAAGCAACTGTCACTTTAGTACCAAATGGGGCGGCATGCGTATAGGCTTATTGTCCCGTGGAAATATTGAATCGGTTACGGTAACCAATTGTACCTTTAAAAACATTCAAGATTCAGGACTCAAAATTCAGCAAAACGAAGGTGGGGAAATGAAGAATATGGTTTTTAGCAACTTGGTTATGGAGAACGTACCAAGACCGGTATTCATGACCTTTACACAACAACGAGCCTCCGTAGACACTCCAGAAGGAGAATTGGAGCCTCTAAAAAGAATGCACAATTTTAGCTTTAGCAATATTGTAGTGGACAATTCAAAATCGGACAAAAATTCGGCCTTTTTCTTAACAGGTTTCCCTGGGCACAATATAGAGGATATCACCATTAAAGATGTACAGTTTACGGTTTCTGGAGGAGGAACCCTAGAGGATGCCAAAAAATTGGAAATTAAGGAATATACCCAAGAAGTATTAAACGGCTGGTGGCCAGAATTCAGCTTGGTAGGCTCCCTACCCGCTTCCGGAATTTATGCAAGACATATAGACGGATTGGTAGTAGATAATTTTATTCTGAATACAGTAAATACCGATTCCCGAAAACCGATAGTACTTCAAAATGTAAAAAACGAAATGATTACAGGTGTACGGCTAAACCGAAAATCGATTTCAGAAAACGACATACTTAAACAATAA